A genomic region of Alistipes megaguti contains the following coding sequences:
- a CDS encoding MIP family channel protein has protein sequence MKKYIAEMIGTMVLVLMGCGSAAFAGSVAGTVGAGVGTIGVALAFGLSVVAMAYTIGNLSGCHINPAITLGVFLSGRMSGKDAAWYMIFQVIGAILGSAVLYVLVSSGANGGPTTTGANSYGEGMMLQAFLAEMIFTFIFVLVVLGATDAKHGAGNFAGLAIGLTLVLVHIVCIPITGTSVNPARSIGPALFEGGAALSQLWLFIVAPFVGAALSAGVWKLISNGRTA, from the coding sequence ATGAAAAAGTACATTGCGGAAATGATCGGAACGATGGTTCTCGTTCTGATGGGTTGCGGCAGCGCGGCGTTTGCCGGGAGCGTGGCCGGGACCGTAGGTGCCGGAGTGGGCACGATCGGAGTGGCGCTGGCCTTTGGCCTCTCGGTGGTAGCCATGGCCTATACGATCGGCAACCTGTCGGGCTGCCATATCAATCCGGCCATTACGCTGGGGGTCTTTCTTTCGGGACGCATGAGCGGCAAGGATGCTGCATGGTACATGATCTTCCAGGTCATCGGGGCTATCCTCGGCTCGGCGGTACTCTATGTGCTTGTTTCGAGCGGAGCGAACGGCGGTCCGACCACAACCGGCGCGAACAGCTACGGCGAAGGAATGATGCTGCAGGCCTTCCTGGCGGAGATGATCTTCACGTTTATCTTCGTGCTGGTGGTTCTCGGCGCCACGGATGCCAAACACGGAGCGGGCAACTTTGCCGGACTGGCCATCGGTCTGACGCTGGTGCTGGTCCATATCGTCTGCATTCCGATCACCGGGACATCGGTCAACCCGGCACGTTCGATCGGCCCGGCTCTCTTCGAGGGTGGAGCGGCGCTTTCGCAGTTGTGGCTCTTCATCGTGGCCCCGTTTGTCGGTGCGGCTCTGAGTGCCGGGGTGTGGAAACTTATCTCGAACGGCAGGACGGCCTGA
- the glpK gene encoding glycerol kinase GlpK — translation MKQYILALDQGTSSSRAIVFDERGTTCAVAQREFRQIFPKSGWVEHDPHEIWSSQASVIAEAITMMDINGLNLAGIGITNQRETTIVWDSDTEEPVYNAIVWQDRRTSDYCDELKNQGLTDMIRQKTGLIIDAYFSATKIKWILDNVPGARKRAEMGKLMFGTVDTWLIWRLTRGEVHVTDVSNASRTMLFNIHTLDWDQELLDLFKIPRSMMPEVKSSSEVYGHTKTTIFAHKVPISGIAGDQQAALFGQMCTEPGMVKNTYGTGCFLLMNSGEKPILSQNNLLTTVAWKIGDKVNYALEGSIFVGGSVVQWLRDGLGVIHSSSEVEELASRVPDTNGVYFVPALTGLGAPWWDQYARGTIIGISRGTTTAHIARAALEGIAFQTMDITAAMSRDAGIPLKELKVDGGASRNNLLMQFQADILGTKVIRPQIVETTAMGAAYLAGLAVGYWSSIDEIRKQWQIDRVFEPAMEEEKVTAAKAGWEDAVKRTLSDYTK, via the coding sequence ATGAAACAGTACATTCTTGCACTTGATCAGGGGACGAGCAGTTCCCGCGCCATTGTTTTCGACGAGCGAGGCACGACTTGCGCTGTTGCTCAGCGCGAATTCCGTCAGATCTTTCCCAAATCGGGCTGGGTCGAGCACGATCCGCACGAGATCTGGTCTTCGCAGGCGTCGGTGATCGCCGAGGCCATTACGATGATGGACATCAACGGTCTGAACCTTGCCGGTATCGGCATCACGAACCAGCGCGAGACAACCATCGTGTGGGATTCGGACACCGAAGAACCGGTCTACAATGCCATCGTGTGGCAGGACCGCCGTACGTCGGATTACTGCGACGAACTGAAGAACCAGGGCCTTACGGATATGATCCGGCAGAAGACCGGTCTGATCATCGACGCCTACTTCAGCGCCACGAAGATCAAGTGGATCCTCGATAACGTTCCGGGGGCCCGCAAACGCGCCGAGATGGGCAAACTGATGTTCGGTACGGTGGATACGTGGCTGATCTGGCGTCTGACGCGCGGCGAGGTGCACGTGACGGACGTGAGCAACGCCTCGCGTACGATGCTCTTCAACATCCACACGCTGGATTGGGATCAGGAGCTGCTCGATCTGTTCAAGATTCCGCGTTCGATGATGCCCGAGGTGAAGTCCTCGAGCGAGGTATACGGCCATACCAAAACGACGATCTTCGCCCACAAGGTGCCCATTTCGGGCATTGCCGGCGACCAGCAGGCAGCCCTCTTCGGACAGATGTGCACCGAGCCGGGCATGGTGAAGAATACCTACGGCACGGGCTGCTTCCTGCTGATGAACAGCGGCGAGAAGCCGATTCTGTCGCAGAACAACCTGTTGACGACCGTGGCGTGGAAGATCGGCGACAAGGTAAACTACGCCCTCGAGGGAAGTATCTTCGTCGGCGGATCGGTCGTGCAGTGGCTGCGCGACGGACTGGGCGTGATCCACTCCTCGTCGGAGGTCGAGGAGCTGGCTTCGCGCGTGCCCGACACGAACGGCGTCTATTTCGTTCCGGCACTGACGGGCCTCGGCGCCCCGTGGTGGGACCAGTACGCCCGCGGAACGATCATCGGCATCAGCCGCGGCACGACGACGGCCCATATCGCCCGTGCGGCACTCGAGGGTATCGCCTTCCAGACGATGGACATCACGGCGGCCATGTCGCGCGATGCGGGCATTCCGCTCAAGGAGTTGAAGGTCGACGGCGGCGCCTCGCGCAACAACCTGCTCATGCAGTTCCAGGCCGACATTCTCGGTACGAAGGTCATCCGTCCGCAGATCGTCGAGACGACGGCCATGGGCGCCGCCTACCTGGCCGGACTGGCCGTGGGCTACTGGTCGAGCATCGACGAGATCCGCAAGCAGTGGCAGATCGACCGTGTCTTCGAGCCGGCGATGGAGGAGGAGAAGGTCACGGCGGCAAAGGCCGGCTGGGAGGATGCCGTCAAACGCACACTGAGCGACTATACCAAATGA
- a CDS encoding RNA polymerase sigma factor — MNSEEYIIIRKLQNGDSGALDILYLRYASKVRDFAFHLLKDQTDAEDITHDVFLRIWDYRENLQDVCSFKGYLFRMTRNAIFNVMKRRQMQYKYLKATGSRIEEEAKGGFSDAVSTDELLEMIDLAVRNMPEQRRKVFYMSRHENMSYDEIAKTLNISPRTVQYHISNALAELRKVLSSLMFFV; from the coding sequence ATGAACAGCGAAGAGTACATAATTATTCGGAAATTGCAGAATGGTGATTCCGGGGCGTTGGATATCCTTTACTTGCGATATGCATCGAAAGTGCGGGACTTTGCCTTTCATTTACTTAAGGATCAGACAGATGCGGAAGATATTACGCATGATGTTTTTCTTCGTATATGGGATTATCGAGAAAACCTCCAAGACGTTTGTTCATTCAAAGGATATTTGTTCCGTATGACGCGTAACGCAATATTCAATGTAATGAAGCGACGCCAGATGCAATATAAGTATCTGAAAGCAACGGGATCCAGAATCGAAGAAGAGGCGAAGGGCGGATTTTCGGATGCCGTGTCGACGGATGAATTGCTGGAGATGATCGACCTGGCCGTGCGCAACATGCCAGAGCAGAGACGCAAGGTCTTTTATATGAGTCGACATGAAAATATGTCTTACGATGAAATCGCCAAGACATTGAACATCAGTCCGCGCACGGTCCAATATCACATATCGAATGCGCTGGCAGAATTGCGCAAGGTGCTGTCGTCGCTGATGTTTTTCGTATAG
- the glpB gene encoding glycerol-3-phosphate dehydrogenase subunit GlpB, producing the protein MRFDTVIIGGGLAGMTCGIRLAEAGQRCAIVSQGQSAIHFSSGSFDLLGHLPDGTAVSDPVAGIATLARQCPTHPYAVIGADSCARHAGEAPELLRRAGVPVAGDSRRNHFRITPLGKTKATWLTIDGYLTTEEAGRLPFRRVCIVNIEGFLDFYPEFIAEEFNRQGVECRFGNFNHPDLEQIRRNPSEMRSANIARVFDREANLEALSESLRKLSEGCDALIVPAVIGLNRNDSLAYLRSRVDTPIHLLPTLPPSIPGIRAQQALQHRFRALGGEYFLGDSVLRAETEQGRVRRIFTANHGNIPFEAECFVLATGSFFSKGLVATPDRIVEPVFGADTVYAGGRSEWYTLRFFDRQAYQAFGVRTDAGLRVMKSGSALENLYCAGAGLSGFHPVQEECGAGVSLLSALHVAERILKN; encoded by the coding sequence ATGAGATTCGATACGGTAATTATCGGTGGCGGACTGGCCGGCATGACGTGCGGCATCCGCCTGGCCGAGGCGGGACAGCGTTGTGCGATCGTCTCGCAGGGACAGAGTGCCATTCACTTTTCGTCGGGGTCGTTCGACCTGTTGGGACACCTGCCCGATGGCACGGCGGTCAGCGATCCCGTGGCGGGCATCGCAACGCTGGCCCGACAGTGCCCGACGCACCCCTATGCCGTGATCGGCGCCGACTCCTGCGCCCGCCATGCCGGAGAGGCTCCGGAGCTGCTGCGCCGGGCCGGCGTCCCGGTTGCGGGTGACAGCCGCCGCAACCACTTCCGGATTACGCCGCTCGGAAAGACGAAGGCCACGTGGCTGACCATCGACGGTTATCTGACCACGGAGGAGGCGGGTCGCCTCCCCTTCCGTCGCGTATGCATCGTCAACATCGAGGGTTTTCTGGATTTCTACCCGGAGTTCATCGCCGAGGAGTTCAATCGCCAGGGCGTGGAGTGCCGTTTCGGCAACTTCAATCACCCCGATCTGGAGCAGATCCGGCGCAATCCGAGCGAGATGCGTTCGGCCAACATCGCCCGGGTGTTCGACCGCGAAGCCAATCTGGAGGCGCTTTCCGAATCGTTGCGCAAGTTGTCCGAGGGATGCGACGCCCTGATCGTCCCGGCCGTAATCGGATTGAACCGCAACGATTCGCTCGCCTATCTGCGGTCGCGGGTCGACACTCCGATCCACCTGCTTCCCACCCTTCCGCCGTCGATTCCAGGCATCCGGGCCCAGCAGGCGCTGCAGCACCGGTTCCGGGCGTTGGGCGGCGAGTATTTTCTGGGCGATAGCGTGCTGCGTGCCGAGACGGAGCAGGGCCGCGTGCGGCGGATCTTCACGGCCAACCACGGCAACATTCCCTTCGAGGCCGAATGCTTCGTGCTGGCGACGGGCAGCTTCTTCAGCAAGGGGCTGGTGGCGACGCCCGACCGGATTGTCGAACCGGTCTTCGGGGCCGATACGGTCTACGCCGGCGGCCGTTCGGAGTGGTATACGCTCCGCTTCTTCGACCGTCAGGCCTACCAGGCCTTCGGCGTCCGCACGGATGCCGGTCTGCGGGTCATGAAGAGTGGCTCGGCGCTCGAAAATCTCTACTGCGCCGGAGCCGGTCTTTCGGGCTTCCATCCCGTGCAGGAGGAGTGCGGCGCGGGTGTTTCGCTCCTTTCGGCCCTCCACGTGGCGGAGCGCATTCTGAAGAATTGA
- a CDS encoding FecR family protein, with the protein MTNRNRKIIDYVFQHKNIPDDIQRIFERWMVAHEEDHDTTEALREVWNEHTAPAADEEDLRGLERLHASIRDQKSRISPRIILRWVCAAAAAVSIFVGGYYAAIGTMEPIRENTLLTAKGQTGEFSLPDGTTVWLNGESQLKYDNSFEGETRDVYLSGEAFFKVRKDSLRPFRVHMNDLQIEVLGTSFDAMSYSFGSCEHIVLKTGSVKISGNNLQRTVTLRPNEKFTFDKRAGSARIESVNAQNYCQWFSPRLIFDNTPLKDIIINLERRYNVEISLSTHVSPEKRISLVICHEPLEDIMEVISSLISIQYRIDGNHMLITRK; encoded by the coding sequence ATGACGAACAGGAACCGAAAAATTATCGATTACGTATTCCAGCACAAGAATATTCCCGACGATATTCAACGGATATTCGAACGCTGGATGGTAGCACACGAAGAGGATCACGACACAACGGAAGCCCTTCGCGAGGTATGGAACGAGCATACAGCTCCGGCAGCGGATGAAGAGGACCTCAGGGGTCTCGAACGGCTGCACGCATCCATTCGGGACCAAAAATCCCGGATATCACCACGCATAATCCTGCGTTGGGTTTGTGCCGCAGCCGCAGCCGTATCGATATTTGTCGGAGGTTACTATGCGGCGATCGGGACCATGGAGCCGATTCGGGAAAACACGCTGCTGACAGCCAAAGGACAAACCGGAGAGTTCTCGCTCCCCGACGGGACGACCGTATGGCTCAACGGCGAAAGCCAACTCAAATACGACAACTCGTTTGAGGGCGAAACCCGCGACGTATACCTCTCCGGAGAGGCCTTCTTCAAGGTCCGGAAGGATTCGCTGCGGCCATTCCGTGTCCACATGAACGACCTGCAGATCGAAGTGCTGGGAACATCGTTCGATGCCATGAGTTATTCATTCGGATCGTGCGAACACATTGTTCTCAAAACCGGAAGCGTCAAAATTTCCGGAAACAATCTCCAGAGAACCGTTACGCTGCGCCCGAACGAAAAATTCACGTTCGACAAACGAGCCGGAAGTGCAAGGATCGAATCGGTCAACGCTCAGAACTACTGCCAGTGGTTCTCCCCACGTCTAATCTTCGACAACACCCCCCTCAAAGACATCATTATCAATCTTGAGCGCAGGTACAACGTCGAAATCTCCCTCTCCACACACGTTTCGCCTGAAAAACGGATCTCGCTGGTCATCTGTCATGAACCATTGGAAGACATCATGGAGGTGATCTCCTCCCTGATCTCGATTCAATACAGAATCGACGGGAACCATATGTTGATTACGAGAAAGTAA
- a CDS encoding BACON domain-containing protein: MKNRSLLLFLAAMTACLCIAYGCKDDSEDAPDSVYMYSTSGTVDAAAGMQSVTLFTTCAWQATGDDWITIDPASADTKGIHAVHLSFGPNETGVSRVGHVVFKAGSYSETYTLTQSAE, from the coding sequence ATGAAGAACCGATCTCTACTACTTTTTCTTGCTGCGATGACGGCGTGCCTTTGTATCGCATACGGGTGCAAGGACGATTCGGAAGATGCGCCCGACAGCGTTTACATGTACAGCACCTCCGGTACGGTGGATGCTGCGGCCGGGATGCAGTCCGTAACCCTATTCACCACCTGCGCCTGGCAGGCGACAGGCGACGACTGGATCACGATCGACCCCGCATCGGCCGATACCAAGGGAATCCATGCCGTACACCTCAGTTTCGGCCCCAACGAAACGGGAGTTTCCCGCGTCGGACACGTCGTATTCAAGGCCGGAAGTTATTCGGAAACCTACACCTTGACTCAAAGCGCCGAATAG
- a CDS encoding MIP/aquaporin family protein, with translation MNDVMLKCLFEFIGTAILVLFGDGVVACTTLKKSKGENAGWVVITLAWGLAVMLGVFISGPYSGAHLNPAVTLGLAAAGTFSWALVVPYIVAQMLGGFVGAVLVYIFYKDHYDATSDPATKLGTFCTIPAIRNYGRNLISEIIGTFVLVFVILALSIDGNTSEVGMGALGAFPVAMLIVALGMSLGGTTGYAINPARDLAPRLAHAILPIKGKGTSDWGYSWVPVVGPIIGGFIAAALYCVIYCY, from the coding sequence ATGAACGACGTAATGTTGAAATGCCTGTTCGAGTTTATCGGTACGGCTATTCTGGTACTGTTCGGTGACGGTGTTGTCGCCTGCACGACGCTGAAGAAATCCAAGGGTGAGAATGCCGGCTGGGTGGTCATCACGCTGGCGTGGGGCCTGGCCGTCATGCTGGGTGTCTTCATCTCGGGCCCCTACTCGGGGGCACACCTCAATCCGGCCGTAACGCTGGGACTGGCTGCCGCCGGCACCTTCAGCTGGGCGCTGGTCGTCCCCTATATCGTGGCTCAGATGCTGGGCGGCTTCGTGGGTGCCGTGCTGGTCTACATTTTCTATAAGGACCACTACGATGCCACGTCGGACCCGGCGACCAAACTGGGTACCTTCTGCACGATTCCGGCTATCCGCAACTACGGCCGCAACCTCATCAGCGAAATCATCGGCACTTTCGTGCTGGTCTTCGTCATCCTGGCCCTTTCGATCGACGGCAACACCTCCGAAGTGGGCATGGGAGCACTGGGAGCCTTCCCCGTTGCGATGCTGATCGTGGCGCTGGGCATGTCGCTCGGCGGAACGACGGGTTACGCCATCAATCCGGCCCGCGACCTGGCGCCGCGTCTGGCGCATGCCATCCTGCCGATCAAGGGCAAGGGCACGAGCGACTGGGGCTACTCGTGGGTGCCTGTCGTGGGGCCGATCATCGGCGGATTCATTGCCGCGGCGCTCTATTGCGTGATCTACTGCTACTAA
- the glpA gene encoding anaerobic glycerol-3-phosphate dehydrogenase subunit A has product MDNTYDVIIIGGGATGAGIARDCSLRGIKALLLERSDISTGATGRNHGLLHSGARYAVTDHESAVECIRENMILRKIAAHCVEQTDGLFISLPEDGLEYQSVFVDACRRAGIRAEAIDPKEALRLEPSANPALIGAVRVPDGAVDPFRLTSSNILDAKAHGAEIRTYTEVRELLREQDRIVGVEAYDHRRHCSEKFYAQVVVNAGGIWGHGIAAKVGITVSMLPAKGALLIFGHRVNNLVLNRCRKPADADILVPGDTISLIGTTSSKVPYDQIDNMVITPDEVDLLLREGEKLAPALATTRILRAYAGVRPLVASDDDPSGRTVSRGIVLLDHATRDGLEGFITITGGKLMTYRLMAEWATDLICKKIGNGEKCRTAEIPLPGSTESREEVDRKMRNRPVAQRRSSISRHGDQAVKIDSRTSIQNSLVCECEEVSIGEVEYALENLSVNNLIDLRRRTRIGMGTCQGELCACRAAGLMGRRDPICARRAKADLVSFLNERWKGMEPIAWGDTLRESEYMTWVYESVCGLSDEEKTASK; this is encoded by the coding sequence ATGGACAATACGTACGATGTCATCATCATCGGAGGCGGTGCCACCGGCGCGGGAATTGCCCGCGACTGTTCGTTGCGTGGAATCAAGGCCCTGCTGCTGGAGCGTTCCGATATCTCGACCGGCGCGACCGGGCGCAACCATGGCCTGTTGCACAGCGGCGCCCGATATGCCGTGACGGATCACGAATCGGCCGTGGAGTGTATCCGCGAAAACATGATCCTGCGAAAAATAGCGGCGCATTGCGTCGAACAGACCGACGGACTGTTTATTTCACTCCCCGAGGACGGGTTGGAATATCAGTCCGTTTTCGTGGATGCCTGCCGCCGGGCCGGGATCCGCGCCGAGGCCATCGACCCGAAGGAGGCGCTGCGCCTCGAACCGTCGGCCAATCCGGCGCTGATCGGAGCCGTTCGGGTGCCCGACGGTGCGGTGGACCCCTTCCGGCTCACCTCGTCGAATATCCTTGATGCCAAGGCGCACGGCGCCGAGATCCGCACCTATACCGAGGTTCGTGAGCTGCTTCGCGAACAGGACCGCATCGTCGGCGTCGAGGCCTACGATCACCGGCGCCATTGTTCCGAGAAGTTCTACGCGCAGGTGGTGGTCAATGCGGGCGGCATCTGGGGCCACGGCATTGCCGCCAAGGTGGGCATTACGGTCAGCATGCTTCCGGCCAAGGGGGCGCTGCTGATCTTCGGCCACCGGGTGAACAATCTGGTGCTGAACCGCTGCCGCAAGCCGGCCGACGCCGATATTCTGGTTCCGGGCGATACGATCTCGCTCATCGGAACCACCTCGAGCAAGGTCCCCTACGACCAGATTGACAACATGGTCATCACGCCCGACGAGGTCGACCTGCTGCTGCGCGAGGGTGAGAAGCTGGCTCCGGCATTGGCCACGACACGCATTCTGCGGGCCTATGCGGGCGTGCGGCCGTTGGTGGCTTCGGACGACGACCCGAGCGGCCGCACCGTCAGCCGCGGCATCGTGCTGCTGGACCACGCCACGCGCGACGGCCTCGAGGGATTCATCACTATCACGGGCGGCAAGCTGATGACCTACCGTCTGATGGCCGAATGGGCCACGGATCTCATCTGCAAGAAGATCGGCAACGGCGAGAAGTGCCGCACGGCGGAGATTCCCCTGCCTGGCTCGACGGAGAGCCGCGAGGAGGTCGACCGCAAGATGCGCAACCGCCCCGTGGCACAGCGGCGTTCGTCGATTTCGCGTCACGGCGATCAGGCCGTGAAGATCGACAGCCGCACGTCGATCCAGAACAGCCTGGTGTGCGAATGCGAGGAGGTCTCGATCGGCGAGGTGGAGTACGCGCTGGAGAACCTTTCGGTGAACAACCTGATCGATCTGCGGCGTCGGACGCGTATCGGAATGGGAACCTGTCAGGGCGAGTTGTGCGCCTGCCGGGCGGCGGGTCTGATGGGGCGTCGCGACCCGATCTGTGCCCGCCGGGCGAAGGCCGATCTGGTTTCGTTCCTGAACGAGCGCTGGAAGGGCATGGAGCCCATTGCGTGGGGCGACACGCTGCGTGAAAGCGAATACATGACGTGGGTCTACGAGAGTGTTTGCGGATTGTCGGACGAAGAAAAAACAGCATCAAAATGA
- a CDS encoding DeoR/GlpR family DNA-binding transcription regulator: MTLRERHKTILDLLRDSGSVDVGSLSQRLKVSAVTIRKDLDQLEEKKLLYRTHGGAILADPYIATRKVSEKEKLHPEVKRRIGQRAVELLAAQDALIIASGTTVQAFARCIPNMKMTVITSAMNVAMELLDKPDIEIIQLGGIIRHSSASVVSEYAVRMLENFTCSKLFLGVDGIDPTYGLSTTHLQEACLNRAMIQAATKTVVLADSSKFGRRGFSKICDMSDIDLVITDSRVSPKMLEAMNEQGVKVAVVPYPEE; encoded by the coding sequence ATGACACTTCGGGAGAGACATAAAACCATTCTGGATCTGCTTCGGGACTCGGGCAGTGTGGATGTCGGGTCGTTGAGCCAGCGGCTGAAGGTATCGGCCGTGACGATCCGCAAGGATCTGGATCAGCTCGAGGAGAAGAAGCTCCTCTACCGCACCCACGGCGGGGCCATTCTGGCCGATCCGTACATTGCCACGCGCAAGGTCTCGGAGAAGGAGAAACTCCACCCCGAGGTCAAGCGCCGCATCGGCCAGCGGGCCGTCGAACTGCTCGCCGCGCAGGATGCGCTGATCATCGCCTCGGGGACGACCGTGCAGGCTTTTGCGCGCTGCATCCCGAACATGAAGATGACGGTGATCACCTCGGCGATGAACGTGGCCATGGAGTTGTTGGACAAACCCGATATCGAGATCATCCAGCTCGGGGGCATCATTCGCCATTCATCGGCTTCGGTCGTCAGCGAATATGCCGTGCGGATGCTTGAAAACTTCACGTGCAGCAAGTTGTTTCTGGGAGTTGACGGCATTGATCCGACCTACGGTCTGAGCACGACCCATCTGCAGGAGGCGTGTCTGAACCGGGCGATGATCCAGGCTGCGACGAAGACCGTCGTACTGGCCGATTCGTCGAAATTCGGTCGTCGGGGTTTCAGCAAGATCTGCGACATGAGTGACATCGATCTGGTGATTACCGATTCGCGGGTCTCGCCGAAGATGCTCGAGGCGATGAACGAGCAGGGGGTCAAGGTGGCGGTGGTCCCCTACCCCGAGGAGTAA
- the glpC gene encoding anaerobic glycerol-3-phosphate dehydrogenase subunit GlpC, producing MNIQQNSVSENNFEQCIKCTICTVYCPVAAVNPDYPGPKQAGPDGERLRLKRPDFFDNALKYCMNCKRCEVACPSNVRIGDIIQAARIKYGPQHNTSLRNFVLANTDLVGTLATPFAPIVNATVKLKPVRVVMDKVMGIDHRRIFPRYAHGTFTSWYRKHAAAEQEAFPHQVAYFHGCYVNYNNPQLGKDLLRIMNALGYGVQLLDREQCCGVALISNGLYKQARRQAETNLRSIRTSVKGRNMDVITTSSTCTFTLRDEYPHLLELENADVRDHIELATRYIYRLLQRGDMQLKFKDTTPLRVAYHTPCHMEKMGWSYYSIELLRMIPGVEVTVLDSQCCGIGGTYGFKKENYEASQAIGAPLFRQIEASGADIVATDCETCKWQIEMSTSKPCEHPLHILASRLA from the coding sequence ATGAACATACAGCAGAACAGCGTCAGTGAGAACAATTTCGAACAGTGCATCAAGTGTACGATCTGCACGGTGTACTGCCCCGTTGCGGCGGTGAATCCCGACTATCCGGGCCCGAAGCAGGCCGGACCCGACGGTGAACGGCTGCGTCTCAAGCGCCCCGACTTCTTCGACAATGCGCTGAAATATTGCATGAACTGCAAGCGTTGCGAAGTGGCCTGCCCCTCGAACGTGCGCATCGGTGACATCATCCAGGCGGCCCGCATCAAGTACGGCCCGCAGCACAACACCTCGCTTCGGAACTTCGTGCTGGCCAATACGGACCTCGTGGGCACGCTGGCCACCCCCTTTGCGCCGATCGTCAACGCCACGGTGAAGCTCAAGCCCGTGCGCGTGGTGATGGACAAGGTGATGGGCATCGACCACCGGCGCATCTTCCCGAGGTACGCCCACGGCACCTTCACGTCGTGGTACCGCAAACATGCCGCCGCCGAGCAGGAGGCCTTCCCGCACCAGGTGGCCTACTTCCACGGCTGCTACGTCAACTACAACAATCCGCAACTGGGCAAGGACCTGCTGCGGATCATGAATGCGCTGGGCTACGGCGTGCAGCTGCTCGACCGCGAGCAGTGCTGCGGCGTGGCGCTGATCTCGAACGGCCTCTACAAGCAGGCGCGGCGCCAGGCCGAGACCAACCTGCGGTCGATTCGCACGTCGGTCAAGGGGCGCAACATGGACGTCATCACCACCTCGTCGACCTGTACCTTCACGTTGCGCGACGAGTATCCCCACCTGCTCGAACTGGAGAATGCCGACGTGCGCGACCACATCGAGCTGGCCACACGCTACATCTACCGTCTGCTCCAGCGGGGCGACATGCAGCTGAAGTTCAAGGATACGACGCCGCTGCGGGTGGCCTACCACACGCCGTGCCACATGGAGAAGATGGGCTGGAGCTACTATTCGATCGAACTGCTGCGGATGATTCCCGGCGTCGAGGTGACGGTGCTCGACTCGCAGTGCTGCGGCATCGGCGGCACGTACGGCTTCAAGAAGGAGAACTACGAGGCCTCGCAGGCCATCGGCGCTCCGCTGTTCCGGCAGATCGAGGCCTCGGGGGCCGACATCGTGGCCACGGACTGCGAGACGTGCAAGTGGCAGATCGAAATGTCGACCTCGAAGCCCTGCGAGCATCCGCTGCATATCCTTGCCTCGCGGCTGGCCTGA